Genomic segment of Mercurialis annua linkage group LG6, ddMerAnnu1.2, whole genome shotgun sequence:
TATAAAATGACttcctgtcacgacccaaaatattgagccgcaaccggcgctagggaacgggagtggtagctccggaacccgtagcaaacctcaaaccacaattaatttttcgcaaataataaacaaataacaacaaacaacggaagaaAATactcatatataacatataaccaaatatatacactaactgttcaaaaacctcgcgggctctaattaccgtaccctgtacgaactggcctcgcggtactgtatacatcagttagtgtctcaaaacatgtcaccggcatctggggccgtgaaccatatataaaacacgtagcctatcgaaaacatataattataatcaaaatgtGCTGccgtctaggctacgactctgtctacgcgggaccactactgcagcattcacagaagtcagatactaaacatacacagctgacttctggacttcaaaattggcctctagctaggtccacatactaagtacctgaaagacatcaaaggtgaggggtcagtatttggaaaaatacttagtgagtttgcatttactaacagtattaatataaaaaatatagcatcgcatctcaagaaaacaataatataaaacatataaacaggtatttgatccatacgaaactaatatcctagcatgcgacacatctcttgaataatcatatatcgttcaacccaatcataaatctcaagttgtgagtccaactcactagcgGGTCCAACCCGCTAGATACGggaacttccagactacaccgtagccgagttcatcatacttaacctcatccacctgacatcgatagcgaagccaaccgatgtatcctacatgcctgacatcgatagcgaagccaaccgatgtatcctatatgtctgacatcgatagcaaagccaaccgatgtatctcatacgcctgacatcgatagcgaagccaaccgatgtatctcatacgtctgacatcgatagcgaagccaaccgatgtatctaaTTTGAATCGCACGAACTAATCTCTCATATCTCATACAAACCATAGACATTGCCACAAAGTTGATAtatcaaagcaatcaaacataacaacatcccatacaaacaaatcatataaatgcgatgtatttgaCAGAAATACTTATCATATatgaaattagcttttataaataatatgcgAAAGTAagatgcaactcacagtgaccgcaatccaatcaataatgtggtcgacgaaatgatatgccctcgctgtCCCACGTcaactgacctctctgctcgctgacacgtctgataaataattaacatttaatgatTAGTCGTTAATCTCGTactcctatacgtataatacttttaagttttacggtttagtttcatttcgatgaagtttcaaggagttttcaggacaatgcgcaggtgctgcctgcacactgacactgtttagtaaaacgacgatctctcccaattgaaccgttggatgaagatgaaatttgacagaggcgttcctaagaggcaaatctataaactgaccgttggaaTTTTGAATCTGGCATgtttagggtagtgtgcgaacgcacaccccaaaattcaaggagtgtgcgaacgcacactcaatgtgtgcgaacgcacaaccttgacagcccccggaaagtcattttccggggattttcaaccatcccgacgtgcttaAAACATAACCACCTCCaaaacccatatctcggtttatgctaaaacgttataaacaatccaaaaacgtcaaattcaacccTAAAACACAATTTCACAAAAACAGCCCTATATATTCGAGTTTATCACCAAttctcgagatatttaccttaaaacgaagcttaggattgatagagctctcgattctgaagagatcgtCGCGAAAACCgtttgaatcggacgtcgaacggcgaaacgacggCGAAACGACAATATCGATCGTAAATCTCTCAATTTCTCTCGATTCTATCCTTCCTTCTTCTGATTCATatttctctatatatatatatatatatatatatatatatatatatatatatatatatatatatatatatatatattggcaaatataccactttggtccttgttctttttatttattatcatttatcttttaaacttttttttcgtacgatttagtccataactaaatcgacaatctcttaaattattacttttacgtattatttatatccgataaataatacgaagctcgatattaatactttcccgtcaaaatctaaaattttcattttcgattcaaagtggctaaattatcattttggtccctgtactttattttggacttttcttgatatttttcctttcaattccaattctaattttagaattgaaatataagctTAATTTTGTCATagttaatttcccaaaaccgacctatttgaaacttatttactttatcttttcagaaattcttctgttatcgccactctggcgaatcaaaactggacacgtggtccaattagctaattaaatattttggggtattacacttccATCTcaacgaattacaccaatggagccgtgacacttcagcaccgtgtatgaatttgaaaaaagtggtagtttgtgcatgaaaattataaaatttaaactgcgttattaaaatgaaaaaacgcgtaaaattggtgaatttttatgacattaacccgtTTAATTATAACATTAAGGACTATTAagaatatttgttaaaatttaaagtattgaaaaaaagtcaatttgatGTTCGAATGTGTAAATGAAATCAAAAGGTGTGAAAAAGTTcgtaatttgaataaaattaataattttacaatGTGAGAGTACAAACGaattggggctaaaaggtgggtttttttcCCAGAGAATTATCCTTTTATTTGTGAATACTATCTATATGGACTTTTATTAAGTTATTAACAGTAATTACAGTTCATTCCTTTACCTCTTGTTGTTATGTGTCGATTCAATCTTTGAATATATCAAGCGGGCCAACAATCCGACTGTGTTTCTCTAAAAATCATCAATCGACGATTCAGATAGTGATCGTATTTttacgaattaaaaaaataggtgTATGCagtatcatatttaaaattgataatgaATGGACTAGCTATTTCATAtagttattttctattttaatttttatgataatatccTAAAAGATTTAATCTTTTTTAGATATATGGTCAATTGcagccaattttttttaaataaattaattttaataatttttgtatttttatctttcaatcataacagtttatcaaaattaatgatatatttCATCCAAAAAAGCCATatatttttaaccatttttaatttcagcgaaacctaaccattttttcaattgaaaactaataaaaattaggaTACTGTTgacaatattaaatattttattagaattgaaaaatattaaaaataattagtatggtTTGGAGAGAATAAACTTCAAAAATGAACAgttgattaaaattaatatgtaCTTACAAAATATTGCTGAAAAtataaagattaaaaattttaattagaaatgatcCATGCGTAAAGGTTTgcccttttaagtgattaaataatttaataataccaatgaattatagtttaaatattataaGTGCTAAGCAGCAAACTTCTAAGTcatgggttcgattcctcccacaagcgctcccctcctcaaattataaaaaaaagtaatttaataATACTCAGGCATTGTCATAAAAACAagaaaagtatataaaattaccaaaatatCCATAAAGACTTATCATATCAACATTAATTgaataatagttttttttagagGAAAGATTGAACTTTATTAATCAAAGAGAACAATTAACAAGTTCATTGACCGGAAAAGGAATTTCACCGTCAGAGATACAATCTTTTCTGAAAAAATACCCCATTTGGCTAAGGCATGAGCAAATTGGTTGCATTGTCTTCTAACATGTATGAAGCTAACATTCCGAGCAGCAGCTAAGCTTATACAATCGTCAATAACGAGTTGAATGGGATCGATAGCATGAGATGGATGAAGCAGCCTGTTGATAACGTTCGCTGCATCCGACTCACAAATCAATCTCTCACCATAGATATCTGAAGCTATATGGAGTCCAAAAAGCACAGCCTGAGATTCTGCACTTTCTGCATCCGTAATCCCATGCAGAAATTTAACTCCCCAACGCAAAACAGTACCATGAGAATTCCTACACACTGCACTTATAACAGAGCAGTTCTTTGCCAAGGATATCGCAGCATCAGAGTTCAGTTTCACTGATCGTGCATCCGGAGGAATCCATTGATGGTTGGCAGCAGGTGTTAGGGCTTTGGAAACTCTATCAGAAGCTGAACTATCACAGTTTGAAGGGATCACATATCTGAACATTTCATCCGGTGGCTGTCGTCTATTTCCAAATACCAAATTATTTCTATCACACCAAATAGTCCACAGACTGAGAACGAACAACTGAAGCTTATCTTCCTTAAACAAATTGAAGCTTTGAACCAACCACTCCTCCATGTTCCGACACATAATCAAGTCCCCACGTAATGACAGCGGAGATAAGAGCCAGAGCCCTCGAACAGCTTCACACTCCTTCAGCGCATGAAGTTGAGTCTCATCTTCAACACCACATCTTGGACACGTCTTGGAGACCTCAGGAACCCTAATGGACAGCTTCACGTTGCATGGTAGCGCTTCATGAAGAATACGCCACAGGAAATGTCGATGCTTAGGTTGAAACGACCTACGCCAGATTTTTGGCCATAATCCATTGCTCACAGTACCTGATGAAGAAGAAGCCGAACCCATATTGAGAAGCTTACATGCCTGGTAATAACCAGATTTTACGGTGTATAAGCCTCGTTTCTCCGGAGTCCAAAAAAGCTTATCTGGAGGTAGGTTCCTGCTTATTGGTAATTTCAAGACGTTTACAACATCCTCCGGGGAGAAGCAAGCTGCCAGTTTCCTTTCGTCCCATCCTCCACCATCATTCAAAAAATAGCAAACTCGACAGTCTGTAGGTATATTTGAGTAGCCCACTGGTTTCATGAAGCTTGCTGAAGTAATCCATTTATCCTTGATGGCATCGATAGTTTCCCCGTTTCCAACTCTCCACGCAGTGCCTGAATCCAAGACTCTTTTCCCCGACATAATGCTTTGCCATAG
This window contains:
- the LOC130015694 gene encoding uncharacterized protein LOC130015694, whose amino-acid sequence is MLAKQAWKLVQEPRSLCARVLKAKYYPLSDFYHSTRRRGSSYLWQSIMSGKRVLDSGTAWRVGNGETIDAIKDKWITSASFMKPVGYSNIPTDCRVCYFLNDGGGWDERKLAACFSPEDVVNVLKLPISRNLPPDKLFWTPEKRGLYTVKSGYYQACKLLNMGSASSSSGTVSNGLWPKIWRRSFQPKHRHFLWRILHEALPCNVKLSIRVPEVSKTCPRCGVEDETQLHALKECEAVRGLWLLSPLSLRGDLIMCRNMEEWLVQSFNLFKEDKLQLFVLSLWTIWCDRNNLVFGNRRQPPDEMFRYVIPSNCDSSASDRVSKALTPAANHQWIPPDARSVKLNSDAAISLAKNCSVISAVCRNSHGTVLRWGVKFLHGITDAESAESQAVLFGLHIASDIYGERLICESDAANVINRLLHPSHAIDPIQLVIDDCISLAAARNVSFIHVRRQCNQFAHALAKWGIFSEKIVSLTVKFLFRSMNLLIVLFD